The Chryseobacterium indicum genome contains a region encoding:
- a CDS encoding RapZ C-terminal domain-containing protein has translation MLHIDIHSFSYKKGGIPKDETGNGGGFTFDCRGILNPGRVEEYKSQTGNDIGVQEYLETKTEMPKFLELIKNLVSINIDNYLERGFENLQINFGCTGGQHRSVYSAIKIAHFIEEKYGEKVEISLHHDEQHQLNHK, from the coding sequence ATGCTACACATCGACATACACAGTTTTTCGTATAAAAAAGGAGGAATTCCAAAGGACGAAACAGGAAACGGAGGCGGATTTACGTTCGACTGCCGCGGAATCCTGAATCCCGGAAGAGTGGAAGAATATAAAAGCCAGACCGGAAATGACATCGGCGTTCAGGAATATCTGGAAACAAAAACCGAAATGCCTAAATTTCTGGAATTAATTAAAAATCTTGTTTCCATTAATATTGATAATTATCTGGAAAGAGGTTTTGAAAATCTTCAGATCAACTTCGGCTGTACAGGAGGACAGCACAGATCGGTTTATTCTGCGATAAAAATAGCTCATTTCATTGAAGAAAAGTATGGTGAAAAAGTTGAAATCAGCCTTCATCACGACGAACAGCATCAACTTAATCATAAGTAA
- a CDS encoding nucleotidyltransferase family protein: MKALIFAAGKGTRLKPFTDHHPKALAKVNEIPLLERNIKYLKNFGINDFVINIHHFGNQIVDFLKLNDNFGCKIEISDEREELLETGGGLVFARKFLDHGEDFLIMNADILTNINITEFVKYHKKIKDFATLAVSDRESSRKLLFNDDMVLRGWLNVQTGEQRLAEFNKGFKALAFSGIHCINPVIFEKIKRTGKFSVMEEYLDLMQTEHIHGFLHDSILIDVGRPESVTEAEKHFK, translated from the coding sequence ATGAAAGCACTTATTTTTGCAGCCGGAAAAGGAACCCGATTAAAGCCATTTACCGACCATCATCCGAAAGCTTTGGCAAAAGTGAATGAGATTCCGCTTCTGGAAAGAAATATTAAATATTTAAAAAATTTCGGAATCAACGATTTTGTCATCAACATTCATCATTTTGGAAACCAAATAGTTGATTTTTTAAAGCTGAATGATAACTTCGGATGTAAAATTGAAATATCGGACGAAAGAGAAGAACTGCTGGAAACTGGCGGCGGCTTGGTTTTTGCAAGAAAATTTCTCGATCATGGGGAAGACTTTCTAATCATGAATGCAGATATTCTTACCAATATTAATATCACAGAATTTGTAAAATACCATAAAAAGATAAAAGATTTTGCTACTTTAGCTGTATCGGACAGAGAGAGTTCGAGAAAGCTGCTTTTCAACGATGATATGGTGTTAAGAGGCTGGCTGAATGTACAGACCGGCGAACAGAGACTTGCTGAGTTTAACAAGGGATTTAAAGCTCTGGCTTTCAGTGGTATTCATTGTATTAATCCCGTCATCTTTGAAAAGATAAAAAGAACAGGTAAATTTTCTGTAATGGAAGAATATCTGGATCTTATGCAGACGGAGCATATTCATGGTTTTCTGCACGACAGCATTTTAATTGATGTCGGCAGACCGGAATCTGTAACGGAAGCCGAAAAACATTTTAAATAA
- a CDS encoding TIGR00730 family Rossman fold protein — protein MGIEGTRDESLVNPELDSNETKLQNSLRQKTWDETITKDSWMVFKVMAEFVDGYEKLAKIGPCVSIFGSARLKPQSKYYKMAVEIAEKITKLGFGIITGGGPGIMEAGNKGAFNTQGKSIGLNIDLPFEQHFNPYINKSYSMNFDYFFVRKVMFVKYSQGFIVMPGGFGTLDELTEALTLIQTNKIGRFPIVLVGSEFWNGLLDWFQTTLLKEKMIHEEDLELYRVVDSADEAVAHIKAFYDKYSVNVNF, from the coding sequence ATGGGAATTGAAGGAACGAGAGATGAAAGTCTGGTAAATCCTGAATTGGATAGTAACGAAACAAAACTACAAAACAGTCTCCGGCAAAAAACCTGGGACGAAACCATTACAAAAGACAGCTGGATGGTTTTCAAGGTGATGGCAGAATTTGTGGACGGTTATGAAAAGCTGGCTAAAATTGGTCCGTGTGTTTCTATTTTCGGATCGGCGAGATTAAAACCTCAAAGCAAATACTACAAAATGGCGGTAGAAATTGCGGAGAAGATTACAAAACTAGGATTCGGAATTATCACCGGAGGTGGTCCCGGAATTATGGAAGCAGGAAATAAAGGAGCTTTTAATACTCAGGGAAAATCAATCGGTTTAAATATTGATCTGCCTTTTGAACAGCACTTTAATCCTTACATCAATAAATCATATTCGATGAATTTCGATTATTTTTTTGTAAGAAAGGTAATGTTTGTAAAATATTCTCAGGGATTTATCGTAATGCCGGGTGGATTTGGAACACTGGATGAGCTTACGGAAGCTTTAACGCTGATTCAAACCAATAAAATCGGAAGATTTCCCATCGTTCTGGTAGGTTCGGAATTCTGGAACGGATTACTGGATTGGTTTCAGACTACTTTACTTAAAGAAAAGATGATCCATGAAGAAGACCTTGAACTTTACAGAGTGGTAGACAGCGCGGATGAAGCAGTTGCACACATTAAGGCTTTTTATGATAAGTATTCTGTAAATGTGAATTTTTAA